The Campylobacter sp. RM16189 genome has a segment encoding these proteins:
- a CDS encoding TonB-dependent receptor, whose protein sequence is MKKSIALSAALCVCLHAEIFNLGVVEVTAKDESVSSPNVSVVNKKSIQINNAKTVSDVAKFVPGVSLRGGAYARNETSMSIRGFGSTQIPVYIDGIPVYVPYDGNMDLSRFTTYDLSRIDISKGASSVLYGPNALGGAINIVSLKPTRELEASLGYGARAGVKSKAYYDKFKNSLHNMSDSNFNQSAPGKRGFKSKYNDYTYVFGFEVGANIGENNILKFAPSYKRDVHRESDIGVPVQRYEDETLSLALEHTYFFSDRTNLTTGISYDSRKAIKAEYLRHTCIGERS, encoded by the coding sequence GTGAAAAAATCTATAGCTTTGAGTGCTGCACTCTGTGTCTGCTTGCATGCTGAAATTTTTAATCTCGGCGTAGTCGAAGTTACCGCAAAGGATGAAAGCGTGTCAAGCCCTAATGTTTCGGTGGTAAATAAAAAATCTATCCAGATAAATAACGCCAAAACAGTTAGCGATGTGGCAAAATTTGTCCCCGGAGTTAGTTTAAGAGGCGGAGCTTATGCGAGAAATGAGACTTCAATGTCCATTAGAGGATTTGGCTCTACTCAGATCCCTGTGTATATAGACGGAATCCCGGTTTATGTGCCATATGACGGCAACATGGATTTAAGTAGATTTACCACTTACGATCTTTCTCGTATAGATATAAGCAAAGGTGCAAGTAGTGTTTTGTACGGACCAAACGCTCTTGGCGGCGCTATAAATATAGTAAGTTTAAAGCCCACAAGAGAGCTCGAGGCCTCTTTGGGTTACGGAGCAAGGGCCGGTGTCAAGTCAAAAGCATACTATGATAAGTTTAAAAACTCGCTTCACAATATGAGCGATAGTAATTTTAACCAATCGGCACCTGGCAAAAGAGGTTTCAAAAGTAAATACAATGACTATACTTACGTATTTGGATTTGAGGTTGGAGCAAATATAGGCGAAAATAATATCCTTAAATTTGCACCAAGCTACAAAAGGGATGTGCATAGAGAAAGTGATATAGGCGTACCTGTGCAAAGATATGAGGATGAGACATTATCGCTTGCTCTCGAGCATACTTACTTCTTTTCTGATAGAACTAATTTAACAACAGGTATAAGTTATGACTCAAGAAAGGCTATCAAAGCAGAGTATTTGCGGCATACCTGCATAGGAGAGCGATCCTAA
- a CDS encoding type II toxin-antitoxin system Phd/YefM family antitoxin — translation MTTFSKDEIYTATEVVRNFSAVLTKVGSAQIKRAVIVKNNKFEAVLLNMAEYERLCEVVEVLQAIYSSRKKGENGE, via the coding sequence ATGACTACATTTAGCAAAGATGAAATTTATACCGCAACCGAAGTCGTTAGAAATTTTAGCGCCGTACTTACCAAAGTAGGCTCGGCTCAGATAAAGCGAGCCGTGATCGTAAAAAATAATAAATTTGAAGCGGTCTTACTTAATATGGCCGAATATGAGCGATTATGCGAGGTCGTGGAGGTGTTACAAGCTATTTACTCATCAAGAAAAAAGGGTGAAAATGGCGAGTAA
- a CDS encoding alpha/beta hydrolase, which yields MASKDIKFGGKIYTISYEILNLSSSPAIVFLHGWGANKEIMKKAFGKFLNDFKHVYIDMPGFGASNMHEDLYTKDYAEIMRLFLKEINITPTLIVGHSFGGKVATLLKPANLALLSSAGIVTKKPFFVRFKIAIFKILKALGFGFLYKFFATKDVKGMSKQMYETLKNVVNEDFTNKFKEYKGRALIFWGEDDSATPLKSGERIHSLISNSDFHPLKGDHFFFLLHARYISGVIDSELNLNEKEELK from the coding sequence ATGGCGAGTAAGGATATCAAATTCGGCGGTAAAATTTACACCATAAGCTATGAAATTTTAAATTTATCATCTAGTCCCGCCATAGTATTTTTACACGGCTGGGGGGCGAATAAGGAAATAATGAAAAAGGCTTTCGGTAAATTTCTAAACGATTTTAAACACGTTTATATCGATATGCCGGGCTTTGGCGCGTCAAACATGCACGAAGATCTTTATACGAAAGATTATGCCGAGATTATGAGGCTGTTTTTGAAAGAGATAAATATCACTCCAACTCTTATCGTCGGACACTCGTTTGGCGGAAAGGTTGCAACCTTGCTTAAGCCTGCAAATTTAGCTCTTTTAAGCAGTGCGGGCATAGTTACCAAAAAGCCGTTTTTCGTGAGGTTTAAAATCGCCATTTTTAAAATTTTAAAAGCTCTTGGATTTGGCTTTTTATATAAATTTTTTGCCACAAAAGACGTAAAAGGCATGAGCAAGCAGATGTATGAAACGCTTAAAAACGTAGTTAATGAGGATTTTACGAATAAATTTAAAGAATACAAGGGCAGGGCGCTTATATTTTGGGGGGAAGATGATAGTGCAACTCCGCTAAAAAGCGGCGAGAGGATACATAGCCTCATATCAAACAGTGATTTTCATCCGCTTAAGGGCGATCACTTTTTCTTTTTGCTTCATGCAAGATACATCAGCGGCGTTATCGATTCTGAGCTAAATTTAAATGAGAAAGAGGAGCTAAAATGA
- the murF gene encoding UDP-N-acetylmuramoyl-tripeptide--D-alanyl-D-alanine ligase, whose protein sequence is MSENLTQILTSGGLIITHSLFTLAIGFYLITCLQWFSYKFERVLFHFTKPAWHVFFAIVPVVLYYTTGKFFWIYFYFSMVPSLYLWHKRLDKKLVFTPRVKRFFIILIIALVLENIFCYISVKCQNLGVILPLAISFILSFMLEKMNFKMYEKAALKKLENMKELKIVLITASFGKTSIKNFLFEILKDDFKCHKTPRSVNTLAGLIQDVNSNIASDTQIYIAEAGARLKGDIAEITAFLRPQIVIVGEIGAQHIEYFKTLENIRTTKLEALGSKRLEKAFVHSSTLAKESEKIEIFDKNLNEIEANLEGVKFSLDGFKFSSPLLGKFNCANLAACIKTALYLGLKADKIQNLISKLKNVEHRLQRIDAGGKIIIDDSFNGNFNGMSASYELVASYEGRKVLITPGIVESTAEDNEKLSKIINEIFDVVMISSSLNAASLLKYLTKPKIIIIKDKAKMQEILAQNTRAGDLILFSNDAPGFM, encoded by the coding sequence ATGAGCGAGAATTTAACTCAAATTTTAACAAGCGGCGGATTGATTATTACTCACTCTTTATTTACTCTTGCGATCGGATTTTATCTTATCACCTGCTTGCAGTGGTTTTCGTACAAATTCGAGCGTGTGCTGTTTCACTTCACAAAGCCTGCTTGGCACGTATTTTTTGCGATAGTTCCTGTTGTGCTTTACTATACGACGGGCAAGTTTTTTTGGATATATTTTTACTTTTCGATGGTGCCAAGTCTATATCTTTGGCATAAAAGGCTTGATAAGAAGCTAGTTTTTACCCCAAGAGTTAAGCGATTTTTCATCATACTTATAATCGCCTTGGTGCTTGAAAATATATTTTGCTACATCTCGGTTAAGTGTCAAAATTTAGGGGTTATACTTCCGCTTGCAATTTCATTTATACTTAGCTTTATGCTTGAGAAGATGAATTTTAAGATGTATGAAAAAGCGGCTTTAAAAAAGCTTGAAAACATGAAAGAGCTTAAAATCGTTCTGATAACGGCAAGTTTTGGCAAGACAAGCATTAAAAATTTTTTGTTTGAAATTTTAAAAGATGATTTTAAGTGCCACAAAACTCCTCGCAGCGTAAATACCCTAGCAGGCTTGATCCAAGACGTGAATTCAAATATTGCTAGCGACACGCAAATTTACATCGCCGAAGCAGGGGCTAGACTGAAGGGCGATATAGCTGAAATCACCGCGTTTTTACGTCCTCAAATCGTAATCGTAGGCGAAATAGGGGCTCAGCACATAGAGTATTTCAAAACGCTTGAAAATATCCGCACAACCAAGCTTGAAGCGCTTGGATCAAAGCGACTCGAAAAAGCCTTCGTGCATAGCTCAACACTGGCAAAAGAGAGCGAAAAAATAGAAATTTTTGATAAGAATTTAAATGAGATAGAAGCAAATTTAGAAGGTGTAAAATTTAGCCTTGATGGGTTTAAATTCAGCTCCCCGCTGCTTGGTAAATTTAACTGCGCAAATTTAGCAGCCTGCATAAAAACCGCTCTTTATCTAGGGCTTAAAGCGGACAAAATACAAAACCTAATATCCAAGCTTAAAAACGTCGAGCATAGACTGCAGCGCATTGATGCTGGAGGTAAAATCATCATAGATGATAGCTTTAATGGAAATTTTAACGGTATGAGTGCATCTTATGAGCTTGTTGCAAGCTATGAGGGCCGAAAAGTGCTTATAACGCCCGGAATAGTAGAGAGTACCGCGGAAGATAATGAAAAACTAAGCAAGATCATAAATGAAATTTTTGATGTAGTGATGATATCAAGCTCTTTAAATGCGGCTTCCTTACTAAAATATCTAACAAAACCAAAGATAATCATTATCAAAGACAAGGCTAAAATGCAAGAGATACTTGCTCAAAATACAAGAGCAGGGGATCTGATACTATTTTCAAATGATGCACCTGGTTTTATGTAG
- a CDS encoding class I SAM-dependent methyltransferase, with protein sequence MEIKHIEESYDSIPYVSQSFKYSHPHKLEAIAKLLLLDPPNASKAKILEIGCSFGGNLIPFALNNQEATLVGVDLSGTQIEKGNKIISEIGIENLKLYQKDICEMSDELGKFDYIIAHGVYSWVPKEVQDAILKTIKNLLSTNGIAYVSYNTYPGWKNKSIIRDFIDIFMPKNKFSPQEQVKFLRENLKFLKSYMSAIGFSDKQKNLISTIDSLDTNDDSYIFHEYFEIFNDPCFFYEFIEHIEKYELGYLVDSNLIFSLNNTHDQQLSGIVKNFNNMEPRIAIEQFFDFTTGMSFRRSIITHKENLAKARLDKTFSKKVLDELNLLGSFTIKDNKIFDSKNKEINSRVIKIVNILNSSFPSTISIKDIVEMFDENDKNQVYADIVSLIINDSVDILPNPIVCVKYNPGKSKIKDTYKRYIKYFLNNDERIISFSNYLNEIIGKFAKEEFEIMLAFDGQNSIKDIKRLLKEKNIQMQRRNEKGELEIVDKNEAVDIYIVGLIEKMVRNNMFELI encoded by the coding sequence ATGGAAATAAAACATATCGAAGAAAGCTACGATAGCATACCTTATGTATCACAATCTTTCAAATATTCCCACCCTCATAAATTAGAAGCTATAGCAAAACTTTTGTTGCTTGATCCACCTAATGCTTCAAAGGCAAAAATTTTAGAGATAGGATGTTCTTTTGGTGGAAATTTGATACCTTTTGCCCTGAATAATCAAGAAGCAACATTGGTTGGAGTTGATTTATCCGGCACCCAGATAGAAAAAGGAAATAAGATTATTAGTGAAATTGGAATAGAAAATTTAAAACTATATCAAAAAGATATATGCGAAATGAGCGATGAACTAGGAAAGTTTGATTACATAATAGCTCACGGTGTATACAGCTGGGTTCCAAAAGAAGTGCAAGACGCTATTTTAAAGACTATAAAAAATTTACTATCCACAAATGGAATCGCTTACGTATCTTACAATACTTACCCTGGGTGGAAAAACAAGTCGATTATAAGAGATTTTATTGATATTTTTATGCCAAAAAATAAATTTTCCCCGCAAGAACAAGTTAAATTTTTAAGAGAAAATCTGAAATTTCTAAAAAGTTATATGAGCGCTATAGGTTTTTCTGACAAACAAAAAAACCTCATAAGCACCATAGACAGCTTAGATACGAATGATGACAGTTATATATTTCACGAGTATTTTGAAATTTTCAATGATCCTTGCTTTTTTTATGAATTTATAGAACATATAGAAAAATATGAGCTTGGCTATCTTGTTGATTCTAATCTAATATTTTCCTTAAATAACACACATGATCAGCAGCTATCAGGCATAGTTAAAAATTTTAATAATATGGAGCCAAGAATAGCCATAGAGCAATTCTTTGATTTTACGACAGGGATGTCCTTTAGAAGAAGTATCATAACACATAAGGAAAATTTAGCGAAAGCAAGACTTGATAAAACATTTAGTAAAAAAGTTTTAGATGAGCTAAATTTACTCGGATCATTTACGATTAAGGACAATAAAATATTTGATTCGAAAAATAAAGAGATAAATAGTAGAGTGATAAAAATAGTAAATATTTTAAACTCATCCTTCCCTTCTACAATCTCTATCAAAGATATTGTGGAGATGTTTGATGAAAATGATAAAAATCAAGTTTATGCAGATATTGTATCGCTGATCATTAACGATAGCGTGGATATACTACCAAATCCCATAGTTTGCGTTAAATACAACCCCGGAAAAAGCAAAATAAAAGATACCTATAAAAGATACATTAAATATTTTTTGAATAACGATGAGCGAATAATATCATTTTCCAACTATCTAAACGAAATAATAGGAAAATTTGCCAAAGAAGAATTTGAGATAATGCTAGCCTTTGACGGACAAAACAGCATAAAAGATATCAAAAGACTACTGAAAGAAAAAAATATACAGATGCAAAGAAGAAATGAAAAAGGAGAGCTTGAAATAGTAGATAAAAATGAAGCAGTAGACATCTATATAGTCGGACTCATTGAAAAGATGGTCAGAAATAATATGTTTGAGTTAATTTAG
- a CDS encoding histidine phosphatase family protein, producing the protein MKKIYFIRHAKAAQKDYENDFERDLNERGKKDLALMCDRLKKHKVRVDAIFSSPAKRCAKTASKMADAVKFKGKIEFIDMFYEASVSDMLEFIRGLDDRLNSVFIVSHNDTITEICELLSDAVIGNIPTCGIFCIEFEYSFKDIKEHSNRALFFDYPKKHKD; encoded by the coding sequence ATGAAAAAAATTTACTTTATAAGGCATGCAAAAGCAGCTCAAAAAGACTATGAAAACGACTTTGAACGCGATCTAAACGAACGAGGCAAGAAAGATTTGGCTTTGATGTGCGATAGGCTTAAAAAGCATAAGGTGAGGGTGGATGCGATCTTTTCAAGTCCTGCAAAACGCTGCGCAAAAACTGCTAGCAAGATGGCTGACGCCGTTAAATTTAAAGGTAAAATAGAGTTTATAGATATGTTTTACGAGGCTAGTGTGAGCGATATGCTTGAGTTTATAAGAGGGCTTGATGATAGGCTAAATAGCGTATTTATCGTATCGCACAATGACACTATAACTGAAATTTGCGAGCTTCTAAGCGATGCCGTAATAGGCAATATCCCTACTTGCGGGATATTTTGCATAGAATTTGAATACTCTTTTAAAGATATTAAAGAGCATTCAAATCGCGCTTTGTTTTTTGACTATCCAAAAAAACATAAGGACTAA
- a CDS encoding ferritin-like domain-containing protein, giving the protein MRFFKELGEILLCGDKDKKFAKFKRFYSDYKAGHYEIVDDGEILELKEPSYAKFCDVVEMKNLDKKSSKQNKDAAFLHSIAHIEYSAIDIALDAAYRFRGLPRRYYDDWLEVAEDEIRHFEMIEKYMQNFGVKYGDMQVHNGLFIALKMTENSLLERMAVLPRYMEANGLDANAFMLKKLENDDTKAALKEILQVILDEEISHVSKGDRWFKFECERRNVDPNEYIAIVKRIYPNSFMQSRELNEEARLKSGFSALEIERIKQIAKNRAYK; this is encoded by the coding sequence ATGAGATTTTTTAAAGAACTTGGTGAAATTTTACTCTGTGGCGACAAAGATAAGAAATTTGCCAAATTTAAGAGATTTTATAGTGACTACAAAGCAGGGCATTACGAGATAGTTGATGATGGTGAAATTTTAGAGCTTAAAGAGCCAAGCTACGCCAAATTTTGCGACGTAGTAGAGATGAAAAATCTGGATAAAAAATCAAGCAAACAAAACAAAGACGCAGCCTTCCTTCACTCGATCGCTCATATCGAATATAGCGCCATAGATATAGCGCTTGATGCGGCTTATCGCTTCCGAGGTCTTCCTAGGCGTTATTATGACGACTGGCTTGAGGTGGCTGAAGATGAGATAAGGCACTTTGAGATGATTGAAAAATATATGCAAAATTTTGGTGTAAAATACGGCGATATGCAGGTGCATAACGGGCTTTTTATAGCACTTAAGATGACTGAAAACTCATTGCTTGAGCGTATGGCTGTGCTTCCAAGATACATGGAGGCAAACGGACTTGATGCAAATGCTTTTATGCTTAAAAAACTTGAAAATGACGATACGAAAGCTGCTTTAAAAGAGATTTTGCAAGTGATTTTGGATGAAGAAATTTCACACGTAAGCAAGGGCGATAGGTGGTTTAAATTTGAGTGTGAGCGTAGAAACGTCGATCCAAACGAATATATCGCTATCGTTAAGAGAATTTATCCAAATTCATTTATGCAAAGCAGGGAGCTAAACGAAGAGGCTAGATTAAAGTCCGGATTTAGCGCTTTAGAGATAGAGCGCATCAAGCAAATAGCCAAAAATAGGGCGTATAAATAG
- a CDS encoding rhomboid family intramembrane serine protease, translated as MYVTSFLIAFNCLVYFLINFIIQDSDLNLVFGLNLLLLDQNFFWQPLSSMFMHGNLTHLLMNMAVLFQFGGLLERYFGGFKFTILYILGGILTSILSFIYIYYSFVFGNNIINLVGASGAISVLLGIMAFLDRSSAKGLLIAILLMSFVPLMMGVNVAWYAHIIGFAVGYFAMKARIL; from the coding sequence TTGTATGTAACCTCTTTTTTGATAGCTTTTAACTGTTTGGTATATTTTCTTATAAATTTCATTATTCAAGATAGTGATTTAAATTTGGTTTTCGGGCTAAATTTGCTACTTTTAGATCAAAATTTTTTCTGGCAACCACTAAGCTCGATGTTTATGCACGGAAATTTAACTCACCTGCTTATGAATATGGCGGTTCTTTTTCAGTTTGGCGGTCTTTTGGAGCGATATTTTGGCGGTTTTAAATTTACTATTTTATATATACTGGGTGGAATTTTAACCTCAATCCTAAGTTTTATCTATATATACTACTCATTTGTTTTTGGAAACAATATTATAAATTTAGTCGGAGCAAGCGGAGCCATAAGCGTGCTTCTTGGCATCATGGCATTTCTTGATAGAAGCAGTGCCAAAGGGCTTTTAATAGCTATTTTGCTTATGAGTTTCGTGCCTTTGATGATGGGCGTAAATGTCGCTTGGTATGCACATATAATAGGCTTTGCAGTAGGGTATTTTGCAATGAAAGCGAGAATTTTATGA
- a CDS encoding NlpC/P60 family protein: MKFKKSILITMLSCFFLSGCSHLTPNLDQKQIPNTIEEIKDNQTHIKFAEFDNTGVYYAAKASYISKMINGYLGKKNGKDCSGFVSLINKKNNNIYFKEANLEKFYTKYGFKSEAIFNLYKNQDMIFQENPKVGDLIFFNNTTNKTKNYKKTKIITHIGIVSDIYSDGTIEFIHHSGKESKKGVINFSQKNKHKVAGKKINSYVVDCKKCNSSYLSSNRFAGFGRVKI; encoded by the coding sequence TTGAAATTTAAAAAGTCTATTTTAATCACAATGTTAAGCTGCTTTTTTCTATCAGGTTGTTCTCACTTAACTCCGAATTTGGATCAAAAACAAATACCAAACACAATAGAAGAAATAAAAGATAATCAAACTCATATCAAATTTGCAGAATTTGATAATACTGGAGTATATTATGCGGCCAAGGCATCTTATATTTCAAAAATGATAAATGGATATCTTGGAAAGAAAAATGGAAAAGATTGTTCAGGATTTGTATCTTTAATAAATAAGAAAAATAACAATATATATTTTAAAGAGGCTAATTTAGAAAAGTTTTATACTAAATATGGTTTTAAATCGGAGGCTATTTTTAATCTATATAAAAATCAGGATATGATTTTTCAAGAGAACCCAAAAGTAGGAGATTTGATATTTTTTAACAACACTACAAACAAAACAAAAAATTATAAAAAGACAAAAATAATTACGCATATAGGCATAGTAAGCGATATATATAGCGATGGAACTATAGAATTTATACATCATTCCGGGAAGGAAAGTAAAAAAGGAGTCATAAATTTCTCTCAAAAAAATAAACATAAAGTAGCTGGGAAAAAGATAAATTCATATGTGGTTGATTGTAAAAAATGCAACTCTTCGTATCTTAGCTCAAATAGATTTGCAGGCTTTGGCAGAGTTAAAATTTAA
- the murA gene encoding UDP-N-acetylglucosamine 1-carboxyvinyltransferase, with protein MFYLEIEGNSKLSGEVAISGAKNAALPLIASTLIMKDDVVLENIPNVADIKTLATLLVNLGARCDFLDSHILKINTNNINSTKANYDIVRKMRASILVLGPLLARFGHCEVSLPGGCAIGQRPIDLHLSALEKMGANIEIKQGYVVATAPNGLHGADIVFDKITVTGSENIIMAAALAHGTTRLTNVAKEPEVVQLCEVLADAGVYIEGIGTNELTIKGTGQNLITSKNIRVIPDRIEAGTYLCAGAITNSKITITNANANHLKAILTKFNEMGFGIEINDDKITIFPADKIKPVEIVTTEYPGFPTDMQAQFMALALIADGVSVIDERLFENRFMHVSELSRMGADIRLNGHIASIYGGEKLNAADVMATDLRASSALVLAALASDGTSKVHRIYHLDRGYENLEIKLAKLGAKIKRLEE; from the coding sequence ATGTTTTATTTGGAAATAGAAGGAAATAGTAAATTAAGCGGAGAGGTCGCTATAAGCGGTGCTAAAAACGCGGCATTACCGCTTATAGCATCAACGTTGATAATGAAAGATGATGTAGTACTAGAAAATATCCCAAATGTTGCAGATATAAAGACTCTTGCGACTTTACTTGTAAATTTAGGTGCGAGGTGCGATTTTTTAGACTCTCATATACTAAAAATCAATACAAACAATATAAACTCTACTAAGGCAAACTACGATATAGTCCGTAAAATGCGCGCTTCCATCTTGGTTCTTGGACCCTTACTAGCCAGATTTGGACATTGCGAAGTAAGCTTGCCCGGAGGTTGCGCCATAGGCCAGCGCCCGATAGATCTGCACTTAAGCGCACTTGAAAAGATGGGTGCAAATATCGAAATAAAACAGGGCTATGTAGTAGCTACCGCGCCAAATGGCTTGCACGGAGCCGATATTGTATTTGACAAGATTACAGTTACAGGAAGTGAAAATATCATAATGGCGGCCGCCTTAGCGCACGGCACCACACGTCTTACAAACGTAGCAAAAGAGCCTGAGGTAGTGCAGCTATGCGAGGTTTTAGCAGATGCCGGAGTGTATATAGAAGGAATCGGGACTAATGAACTTACTATTAAGGGCACGGGCCAAAACCTCATAACCTCTAAAAATATAAGAGTAATTCCAGACAGAATAGAGGCTGGCACCTACCTTTGCGCAGGTGCTATTACAAATTCTAAAATCACAATAACAAATGCCAATGCAAATCACCTAAAGGCTATATTAACCAAATTTAACGAGATGGGCTTTGGCATAGAGATTAATGATGACAAGATAACTATATTTCCTGCGGATAAAATAAAGCCTGTAGAGATAGTAACAACAGAATATCCCGGCTTTCCAACCGATATGCAAGCTCAATTTATGGCTCTTGCGCTAATTGCAGACGGAGTTAGTGTGATTGATGAAAGATTATTTGAAAATCGTTTTATGCACGTAAGCGAACTTAGCAGAATGGGTGCAGATATACGTTTAAACGGGCATATCGCAAGCATATATGGAGGAGAGAAGCTAAACGCAGCAGATGTCATGGCTACTGATCTTAGAGCATCTTCAGCCCTTGTCCTCGCAGCTCTTGCAAGCGATGGAACAAGCAAGGTGCATAGAATTTATCACCTTGACCGAGGTTATGAAAATTTAGAAATAAAGCTCGCAAAACTTGGGGCTAAAATAAAAAGATTGGAAGAATAA
- a CDS encoding molybdopterin molybdotransferase MoeA, which translates to MIVNEALKTIFDSVKSSNNSEFVSISMAVGEILAENIIAVKDLPAFDNSALDGYAIKFADKNKPLKVIDAVFAGDSKDTSIKDGECIKIMTGAKMPKGADTVARLEDVIIEDEKVIVTDKTRAYDAFRHRGEEVKVGDELISAGTRLAPAHIMMLAAQGISRVKILVKPKIGIFSSGDEIIEPWQIANENQIYNANAEAIAAILLNFGFKSSYLGIIKDDLNETINSFQNANFDVIICSGGASKGEADYMKTALLSLGFKELFEHINVRPGRPCKAYSKDSKLVFILPGNPMAAFLLAFLLVVPFLNGKNLMQVEAEAYQDLKIKSGRQNIVLGTLKDGKFHITDNNKFGSGMILPLVKSNAIYLSDFDQNEIKKGDKIFIYKIS; encoded by the coding sequence ATGATAGTAAATGAAGCCTTAAAAACTATATTTGATAGTGTAAAATCGAGTAATAATAGTGAATTTGTAAGCATATCCATGGCAGTAGGAGAAATTTTAGCCGAGAATATAATCGCCGTAAAGGATTTGCCTGCATTTGATAACTCGGCATTGGACGGCTATGCTATAAAATTTGCCGATAAAAACAAACCTCTAAAAGTTATAGACGCTGTTTTTGCAGGAGATAGCAAAGATACATCGATAAAAGATGGCGAGTGTATAAAGATAATGACAGGCGCAAAAATGCCAAAAGGTGCAGATACCGTGGCTAGACTTGAGGATGTTATCATAGAGGATGAAAAAGTCATAGTAACCGATAAAACAAGAGCCTATGATGCATTTAGGCATAGAGGAGAAGAGGTAAAAGTAGGAGATGAGCTTATCAGCGCAGGCACCAGACTGGCTCCAGCTCATATAATGATGCTCGCGGCTCAAGGCATCTCTCGTGTAAAAATATTGGTAAAGCCAAAAATAGGTATTTTCTCAAGCGGAGATGAGATAATAGAGCCTTGGCAAATAGCCAATGAGAATCAAATTTATAACGCAAATGCCGAAGCAATAGCTGCCATACTGTTAAATTTCGGTTTCAAAAGTAGCTATTTGGGGATAATAAAAGATGATTTAAACGAGACTATAAATTCGTTTCAAAATGCAAATTTTGATGTGATTATTTGTTCTGGTGGGGCTAGTAAAGGTGAAGCTGACTATATGAAAACCGCTCTACTTTCGCTTGGTTTCAAAGAACTTTTTGAACATATAAATGTTAGACCTGGTCGCCCATGCAAGGCATACTCTAAAGATTCAAAATTAGTTTTTATACTTCCTGGAAATCCTATGGCAGCCTTTTTACTCGCATTTTTGCTTGTAGTGCCATTTTTAAACGGCAAAAATTTGATGCAAGTTGAAGCGGAAGCCTATCAGGATCTAAAGATAAAGTCCGGACGTCAGAATATAGTATTAGGAACGCTAAAAGATGGTAAATTTCATATAACAGATAACAATAAATTTGGTTCAGGTATGATATTGCCTCTAGTAAAAAGTAACGCCATCTACCTTTCTGATTTCGATCAAAACGAGATAAAAAAAGGTGATAAGATTTTTATTTATAAAATTTCTTGA